The Deltaproteobacteria bacterium nucleotide sequence TTTCTAAAATTGTTCTATTTAATTGACGACTTTTGACATAACATGGTAAAAGGATATAGATTCATCCAAAGTTGTGGGCATGGGAATTATATAAGGATATCTTTCGGCACTTGTAAATAAGTTGTTTCAGAACCAACGTCCCCCATCACTTTTGCCATACAAGACAGAGGTTGGAGCTTTCCCTAACATAGAGATATGAAGGTGCGACTGGAACGCCCGCATAATGAACGCAGGTCGCCAAGTCTCTCGATCGTTTCGCCTTGGTCCTCACTGCCATTTCAGCTAGAACCCGTTTGGGTGAAAGGAGCATAGTATGGTCTCTGATCCCCTGGGCAAAGTCCTGCGCTACCGCTGGCTTATCTTTTGGATACTGGCCTTTGGCTATATCTTGGTCTATTTCCACCGTCTCTGCCCGGCGGTGGTAGCCGTGGATATGATGCGTGATCTCCATGCCGGAGGGGCATTGCTCGGCTTTCTGGGCTCAGCCTATTTCTATCCCTATGCACTCATGCAGCTACCTGCTGGCCTCCTTTCCGATTCTTGGGGCCCTCGACGGACCATTACTCTCTTCTTCAGCGTGGCCTTCGTAGGCTCCCTTCTATTAGGCCTTGCTCCATCTCTTTTCTGGGCCATCTTTGGGCGCACCCTGGTGGGAGTGGGTGTCTCCATGCTCTTTGTGCCCACCCTGAAGGTGCTGGCAGAATGGTTTCGTACCAGGGAGTTTGCCACCATGACTGCCATTCTCATGGCCATGGGCGGTCTGGGCTCGCTCACCGCCGCCACCCCACTGGCCCTTCTCAGCGTCTGGATTGGCTGGCGTTTTTCCTTTGTTGTAGTGGGCATCTTTACTTTTATCCTCGCCATCTTGGTCTGGCTCTTTGTACGGGACCGACCTGCTGATCTCGACTGGCCCTCCCCATCAGAGCCTGCAGGGCACAGTCCGCCACCCATAGGGCTACTAGAAGGGATGAAAAAGGTACTCACCTACCCACGATTCTGGCCTGTGGCGATCTGGTTCTTTTTCGACTGCGCGGTCTTTTTCTCCTTTGGCGGGCTCTGGGGAGGCCCCTATCTCATGCAGGTCTATGGATTCACCAAAGCCCAGGCAGGCCAGATTCTCTCCATGCTGGCCATCGGCATGATTGTCGGAAGCCCCCTACTTAGCTTCGTCTCTAACCGAATCCTTCAGGGGCGAAAATCGGTGCTCATACTCTCCAGCTTTGCCTTGCTCTGCCTTACTGCTCTCCTGGCCTTTTACACGGAGGAGCTCTCTTTGCCATCCCTTTACTTGATTTGCCTGGGTCTAGGCATCTTTTCCAGCGCCATTGTGGTGGTGGGCTTTACCACTACCAAGGAACTCTTTCCTGTGCAGATGGCCGGAACATCAACAGGACTGATCAATCTCTTTCCTTTTGCCGGAGGGGCAGTTTTTCAACCGTTGCTGGGCTATCTCCTAGAACGGCAGGGGCAGGTGGAGGGGGCCTTTACCCTGGCTGGTTACGAGCAGGCCTTCTTTGCCCTCTTTCTCTGCGGACTCATCGCCTTCTTGGCGAGCCTCTTTGTCCAAGAGACCCTTGCAAAAGAATGAAGCAACAGGCACTTTACTCGATCAACCAGGGGGAAAAGGGGTCGAGTCTGCTCTTGACCCATCTTTTAATCGAATTTTATTTCCCATAAAAATATACTACTGGT carries:
- a CDS encoding MFS transporter, yielding MVSDPLGKVLRYRWLIFWILAFGYILVYFHRLCPAVVAVDMMRDLHAGGALLGFLGSAYFYPYALMQLPAGLLSDSWGPRRTITLFFSVAFVGSLLLGLAPSLFWAIFGRTLVGVGVSMLFVPTLKVLAEWFRTREFATMTAILMAMGGLGSLTAATPLALLSVWIGWRFSFVVVGIFTFILAILVWLFVRDRPADLDWPSPSEPAGHSPPPIGLLEGMKKVLTYPRFWPVAIWFFFDCAVFFSFGGLWGGPYLMQVYGFTKAQAGQILSMLAIGMIVGSPLLSFVSNRILQGRKSVLILSSFALLCLTALLAFYTEELSLPSLYLICLGLGIFSSAIVVVGFTTTKELFPVQMAGTSTGLINLFPFAGGAVFQPLLGYLLERQGQVEGAFTLAGYEQAFFALFLCGLIAFLASLFVQETLAKE